The DNA region TGTATGCAAAGCTAAAAACTCATAACCAAGGTTATGATCTAGTGGTACCTTCCACTTACTTCGTAGCGAAGATGCGTGACGAAGGTATGCTACAAAAGATCGATAAGACTAAACTGAAAAACTTCGGTAACCTAGATACTAACTACCTAGACAAGCCTTACGATCCAAACAACGACTACTCTATTCCACACGTTGTTGCGATTACAGGTCTAGCGGTTAACGCTGACATGTACGATCCAAACGAGTTCCAAAGCTGGGCTGACCTATGGAAACCTGAGCTTGAAGGTCAAGTAATGCTGATGGATGACACTCGTGAAGTCTTCCATATCGCATTACGCAAATTAGGTTACTCAGGTAACTCTACGGATCCAAAACAAATAGACGAAGCGTACGCAGAGCTACAAAAGCTTATGCCAAACGTTCTAGTATTCAACTCTGATAACCCAGGTGCTCCATACATGTCTGGCGAAGTTGGCGTTGGTATGCTTTGGAATGGTAGCGCGGCAGCTGCTCAAAACGAAGGCATGAACCTAAAGCTTGTATTCCCTAAAGAAGGCGGTATCGGCTGGGTTGATAACTTTGCAATCTCTTCTGGTGCTAAGAACGTAGAAGCGGCTCACAAGATGATCGACTTCCTACTACGTCCAGAAATCGCAGAGCAAATCTCGGCTGATACGGGCTACCTGACTGCTGTTGCAGAGTCTAACGCCAAGTTTAAAGACGTTGCACCATTGTTCCCTTCTCAAGAAGATCTTGACCGTGTTGAATGGCAAGACTCTGTTGGTGACATGACAGCGAAGTACGAAGATTACTTCCTAAAGCTTAAAGCGGGCCAATAATCGCTTAATAAGCCATCTAGTAAATGAAAATAGGCAGCAATACGCTGCCTATTTTCGTAATTGACTGATATAATTACACGTTGCTAGGTTTATTTGACACAACTTCAAACATTCTCGTCGATGAAGACATGATGTTTAACGTTCGCGCTCAAATAAACAGGATTGTGCTTATCGCAATTTGGCTCAAACCAGTATCTGTTACTAGTATTGATTTGACCTGTTGCTGAACAAAACGGAAATAAAATGAAAAGTAAATTCTACGCAAGCGCACTGTGTGCAGCGACGCTAATCGCTTCCCCTGCAATGGCTGCTGATCAAGAACTGTATTTCTACAACTGGTCGGAATACATTCCAAACGAAGTTCTTGAAGACTTTACAAAAGAAACTGGAATTAAGGTTATCTACTCTACGTACGAGTCTAACGAGAGCATGTACGCAAAGCTGAAAACTCAAGGTTCTGGTTACGACTTGGTAGTACCGTCTACCTATTTCGTATCTAAAATGCGTAAAGAAGGCATGCTGCAAAAGATCGACAAAGAGAAGCTTTCTCACTTTGCTGATCTAGACACTAACTTCCTGAACAAGCCGTTCGACCCGAACAACAACTACTCTATCCCTTACATTTGGGGTGCGACCGGTATTGGTATTAATGCTGACATGCTAGACAAGTCATCGGTTTCTAAATGGGACGATTTCTGGGATAGCAAGTGGGAAGGTCAACTAATGCTGATGGATGATTCTCGTGAAGTATTCCATATTGCATTGACTAAGCTTGGTTACTCACCAAACACGACTAACCCAGACGAGATCAAAGCAGCTTACGAAGAACTGAAAAAGCTAATGCCAAACGTGTTGGTATTTAACTCAGACTTCCCAGCGAACCCATACTTAGCAGGTGAAGTATCACTTGGTATGCTTTGGAATGGTTCTGCTTACATGGCTCGTCAAGAAGGCGCGAACATCGACATCATCTGGCCAGAAAAAGGCACTATCTTCTGGATGGACAGCCTAGCAATTCCAGCTGGCGCGAAGAATGTTGATGCTGCTCATAAGATGATCGACTTCCTACTACGTCCTGAGAATGCAGCTAAGATTGCACTAGAGATTGGTTACCCTACTCCAGTGAAAACAGCGCACGATCTACTACCGAAAGAATTTGCTAACGATCCAAGCATCTTCCCACCACAAGAAGTGATGGACAGCGGTACATGGCAAGACGAAGTTGGTGAAGCAAGCGTGCTTTACGATGAGTACTTCCAAAAGCTAAAAGTAGACAACTAATCAGTCTGTCGAAATAGTGTAGAAAAGCGGCTTAGGTCGCTTTTCTTGTATCTGAAGCTCGCTTTTTGTATCTCCAGCTACACCGCACAAATTACAAAGCGTCAGAATACAAAAAGGCATCGAATCACTCGATGCCTTTGTTATAACTCATCTCTGCCCGCTTGTTTAAGCGCTGGCTTCATTTTCTAGAGCAAGAATTTCATCGACCAATTTTGGTACTTCAATACTTGCTTTGCCATAGCGCTTCTCTTCAAACTCACTCTCGACAGCACTTGGCTCCAAGTTGATTTCAATCGTATGTGCACCATGCATCTTCGCATCATGTACAAAGCCTGCGGCTGGATATACCACGCCAGATGTACCGATAGAAATAAACAAGTCTGCTTCTTCCAAGGCTGCGTAAATCTCACCCATGCGCAGTGGCATTTCACCAAACCAAACAATGTGAGGTCGCATTTGCGCTGGGATCTGGCAACAATGACACAATTCACCGGTTTCAATGTCTTCTGAATGTTCGATGACTTGGTTGGATTCGCTGCAACGTGCTTTGAGTAATTCACCGTGCATGTGAATGATATTGGCGCTACCGCCTCTCTCGTGCAGATTATCAATGTTTTGAGTGATAATAGTCACTTTGCCTTCCAACTGCTCTTCTAGGCTTCCTAGCGCGATATGAGCCGCATTCGGCTTGATGTCTTCGCCTTGAAGCTTTGAACGACGTTGGTTGTAAAAGCTTTGGACAAGATCCGGATCGCGGTCGAAACCTTCTGGCGTTGCCACGTCTTCTATTCGGTGATTCTCCCAAAGACCATCTTGAGCTCGAAATGTTTGAATACCAGACTCAGCCGATATGCCAGCGCCAGTAAGTACGACAATATTTCTGTATGGGAAATTCATAACCTATCCTTGTTGCTCTTTTTATTAAGCTTAACACCGATACAAAAACAACAATAGCAATAAGGATTAGACCATGGTCGTAAGCCTGCTGATTTGCCTCTAATTTCTGCTTAAAAACTGGTGACATTAAGAAGATTCTCTACAATAAAAAAGCCTCGCGTTTGCGCTGTCTCTTGATCACAAGTCTAGTGATCAAGAGACATTGCGAGTTCGTAGCCTTCAAGGATGGTTTGTAGTTTAAACCACCCTTCCCAAAGCACCTTTATTGAAGCTCTACCCGTCCTCTTGGTATCTTTCCAACCGCCTAATTTAGCGAGATTTTTGTACGCCCAGCCCATATCGGGCACTTCTTTAGGTAACGTCTTACTTTCTAGTTTCAACCACAGTAGCTTCCAAGCTTTTTGGCCCAATACCTTTTCACAACTTTCTTTCGTTAGCTCATCAACTTCTTTAATGAAGCGTAACGCCAATAAACGCGTAGCAACAAAGGCATAGATGACACTTAATCTCTCTAAGTTATCTTTACTTTGTAGCCTGAGTGACTCCACATCTGTCCCTTCACTTTTCCAGACTTTATGGAAATCTTCAATCAGCCATCGGCGCTCGTAATAACTGATAATTCTCATAGCGTCTTCAACGTTGTTTATTGGCTCCGACGTCAAGAGGTGCCATGCTAACTTGTCTTTTGATGTCCCTTGCTCAAGGCAACCAACATAATAAACAGGTATGCCTGCGTGCTCTTTTTTGTTTGCCGGAGCCTTTAATGTCACCTGACCATATTTAACATCAAGCTTTACATCTCTCGCTTTTCTCCCTCCTTTTTGGGGGATGGTAAGCTCTTTTGTCTCGACGCTTGGTAACGCTTGCGCATAGTCGTAAAGCTTTTGATGATGAGCTTCTAGGCAGCGACTTTGCATTGAGCGAACGACAAAGCGCTGCTGATGTTGACGCTTATAAGTTAAGTATTCGAATAGGTCAGCTTCTCGGTCACAGACCGAGATAACATCTAACATTTTATCCCCTAGGCGCTCAACGACACGGCGAGAAGCTTGCTCCCATTTGTAACTCTCTTTCTCCTTATAAGGACGAGTCGCGTGTTGGTGCTTTTGCCCACGCTTGGTAATATCTCGGCTCCATCGCTGCTGCTCTATCAGACCGACAATGGTTTGGCTTTGTGGTGCAAAAAGTAACGTCGAATGTACGTGGAGAGCTCGAGTTCTATCGCCTTGATTAGTATGCCCGAGTTCTTCTTTTATACTTCGATGCGGAAAACTGAGCGTTGTTGTATCTTCAAGCGCGAGTAATTCCTCATGCTCGTTAGCTCGAGATACAGTTGATTGAAAACCTGCTTCAGCGATGTCTTTTGCATCGATGTTTTCATTGCGGATAAAGCGATATGCACCTTCCATATCGGCGGGAGAAAAAGGAAGTTTAGCCACGGAGACTCCTGGTTGATTAGCAATGGAAGTCGCTAAACTGATGAGGCGTTGTGTTCTTCGAGGGTCTTTAAGTTGTGCTTGTCCAAATTGTTCTTGTGCCCAAAGTTTAGCGTCTGAGTGTGTCATCTTAGTGTTTCAGTAAGGATTACTAAGTGATCAGATCACACACACTTGAAAGAGTTCAAAAAAAATCCCCAAGCTACAAGCTTGGGGATTTGTGTATAAGAGACAGCGCGTTTGCGAGGCTTTTGAGCAGATAGACCGTTTTATAGGTTTGGACCTGTAGACGGTCTGTGCGGCATATTATTGCGTAGTTGGTTCATACCTTGGTACATACGTAGGAACCACACGAAAATCGCAAGCGTTGCGAACAGCATACCTACCCAAGGAATGAAGTAAGCAACCGTGTCTAACAAAGTACTGTGCACCCAATAGTCACTTACG from Vibrio hyugaensis includes:
- a CDS encoding extracellular solute-binding protein, with protein sequence MKKWATLLAGSACALSLFSGTAAADDKELVFMNWGPYINSNILEQFTKETGIKVIYSTYESNETLYAKLKTHNQGYDLVVPSTYFVAKMRDEGMLQKIDKTKLKNFGNLDTNYLDKPYDPNNDYSIPHVVAITGLAVNADMYDPNEFQSWADLWKPELEGQVMLMDDTREVFHIALRKLGYSGNSTDPKQIDEAYAELQKLMPNVLVFNSDNPGAPYMSGEVGVGMLWNGSAAAAQNEGMNLKLVFPKEGGIGWVDNFAISSGAKNVEAAHKMIDFLLRPEIAEQISADTGYLTAVAESNAKFKDVAPLFPSQEDLDRVEWQDSVGDMTAKYEDYFLKLKAGQ
- a CDS encoding extracellular solute-binding protein — protein: MKSKFYASALCAATLIASPAMAADQELYFYNWSEYIPNEVLEDFTKETGIKVIYSTYESNESMYAKLKTQGSGYDLVVPSTYFVSKMRKEGMLQKIDKEKLSHFADLDTNFLNKPFDPNNNYSIPYIWGATGIGINADMLDKSSVSKWDDFWDSKWEGQLMLMDDSREVFHIALTKLGYSPNTTNPDEIKAAYEELKKLMPNVLVFNSDFPANPYLAGEVSLGMLWNGSAYMARQEGANIDIIWPEKGTIFWMDSLAIPAGAKNVDAAHKMIDFLLRPENAAKIALEIGYPTPVKTAHDLLPKEFANDPSIFPPQEVMDSGTWQDEVGEASVLYDEYFQKLKVDN
- the cobB gene encoding Sir2 family NAD+-dependent deacetylase, translated to MNFPYRNIVVLTGAGISAESGIQTFRAQDGLWENHRIEDVATPEGFDRDPDLVQSFYNQRRSKLQGEDIKPNAAHIALGSLEEQLEGKVTIITQNIDNLHERGGSANIIHMHGELLKARCSESNQVIEHSEDIETGELCHCCQIPAQMRPHIVWFGEMPLRMGEIYAALEEADLFISIGTSGVVYPAAGFVHDAKMHGAHTIEINLEPSAVESEFEEKRYGKASIEVPKLVDEILALENEASA
- a CDS encoding IS4 family transposase — its product is MTHSDAKLWAQEQFGQAQLKDPRRTQRLISLATSIANQPGVSVAKLPFSPADMEGAYRFIRNENIDAKDIAEAGFQSTVSRANEHEELLALEDTTTLSFPHRSIKEELGHTNQGDRTRALHVHSTLLFAPQSQTIVGLIEQQRWSRDITKRGQKHQHATRPYKEKESYKWEQASRRVVERLGDKMLDVISVCDREADLFEYLTYKRQHQQRFVVRSMQSRCLEAHHQKLYDYAQALPSVETKELTIPQKGGRKARDVKLDVKYGQVTLKAPANKKEHAGIPVYYVGCLEQGTSKDKLAWHLLTSEPINNVEDAMRIISYYERRWLIEDFHKVWKSEGTDVESLRLQSKDNLERLSVIYAFVATRLLALRFIKEVDELTKESCEKVLGQKAWKLLWLKLESKTLPKEVPDMGWAYKNLAKLGGWKDTKRTGRASIKVLWEGWFKLQTILEGYELAMSLDH